One genomic segment of Musa acuminata AAA Group cultivar baxijiao chromosome BXJ3-3, Cavendish_Baxijiao_AAA, whole genome shotgun sequence includes these proteins:
- the LOC135634052 gene encoding protein S-acyltransferase 24-like, whose protein sequence is MASEIEVLDEGTGVGGGAPVSAGDGGGAEGDEALKNDVYTAAAYGDLEKLQRLVEAEGCSVSEPDGAGYYALQWAALNNRTAAALYIIEHGGDVNATDNTGQTALHWSAVRGHIQVAELLLKEGARVDASDLYGYQTTHVAAQYGQTAFLYHIVTKWNADPDVPDNDGRSPLHWAAYKGFADCIRLLLFLDAYRGRQDKEGCTPLHWSAIRGNLEACTVLVQAGKKEDLMITDNTGLTPAQLAADRGHRQVAFFLGNARRVLDRRCNGNSHLGKLSKLGLAPALWCVIVAMLLTYVHSVIAGSYILKLTFVFGLFAWSGFFLATAGLVMFYRCSRKDPGFINRNVRDAQSLRDDEPLLKTDLNHPALLAGNWSQLCATCKIVRPVRAKHCSTCDRCVEQFDHHCPWVSNCIGKRNKWDFFMFLILEVSAMIITGLATITRIVKDPSPPSFGGWLSHNASEHPGAISFLIMDFFLFFGVAVLTAVQASQISRNITTNEMANAMRYSYLRGPGGRFRNPYDHGIRKNCLDFFIKGYNEDVELPDQTQPSEGTGMIQMTRSTDLQNGENHLHQSGNGHICVDVQTKNSRPHGHANSLKCCHNNNKIDGAPLGLGLGLGRNNRHNSRILPL, encoded by the exons ATGGCGTCGGAGATCGAGGTGCTGGACGAGGGGACCGGCGTCGGGGGAGGAGCGCCGGTGTCGGCGGGAGATGGAGGAGGGGCGGAGGGGGATGAGGCCTTGAAGAACGATGTGTACACGGCGGCTGCGTACGGGGATCTGGAGAAGCTCCAGCGGCTGGTGGAGGCGGAGGGGTGCTCCGTCTCGGAGCCGGATGGGGCCGGGTATTACGCCCTCCAATGGGCCGCCCTCAATAACCGCACCGCCGCTGCCCTGTACATCATCGAG CACGGAGGGGATGTCAATGCCACCGACAACACGGGGCAGACGGCGCTCCATTGGAGTGCAGTGCGGGGGCACATCCAGGTCGCTGAGCTACTGCTGAAGGAAGGTGCTCGTGTTGATGCGTCAGACTTGTACGGGTATCAG ACCACTCATGTTGCTGCACAATATGGCCAGACAGCATTTCTCTATCATATCGTCACAAAATGGAATGCTGATCCAGATGTCCCTGATAATGATGGAAGAAGCCCCTTACACTG ggcTGCTTACAAGGGATTTGCTGACTGCATACGTCTTCTTCTGTTTCTGGATGCCTATAGGGGGCGACAGGATAAAGAGG GTTGTACTCCTCTTCACTGGTCTGCTATTAGAGGAAATCTAGAGGCATGCACAGTTCTAGTTCAAGCAGGGAAGAAAGAGGACCTGATGATCACAGATAATACCGGGTTAACTCCTGCTCAGCTTGCAGCAGATAGGGGTCATCGGCAAGTTGCTTTTTTCCTT GGCAATGCTAGACGTGTACTCGATAGGCGCTGCAATGGGAATAGTCACCTGGGAAAGCTATCAAAATTGGGACTTGCACCTGCTCTTTGGTGCGTCATAGTAGCCATGCTGCTTACATATGTACATTCAGTTATTGCAG GTTCTTACATCCTGAAATTAACATTTGTATTTGGGCTTTTTGCCTGGTCAGGATTTTTCCTGGCAACTGCAGGATTAGTCATGTTTTATAGATGTAGCAG GAAAGATCCTGGTTTCATCAACAGGAATGTACGGGATGCACAAAGCCTCAGAGATGAC GAACCCTTATTAAAGACAGATTTAAACCATCCTGCCCTTTTGGCTGGGAATTGGTCCCAGTTGTGTGCAACATGCAAG ATTGTCAGGCCAGTACGTGCAAAACATTGTTCCACTTGTGACCGTTGTGTCGAGCAGTTTGATCATCACTGTCCTTGGGTATCAAATTGTATTGGCAAG AGGAATAAGTGGGACTTTTTCATGTTTCTTATTCTAGAAGTTTCAGCAATGATTATTACTGGTCTGGCGACCATTACAA GAATCGTGAAAGATCCCTCTCCACCATCTTTTGGTGGATGGTTGAGTCATAATGCTAGTGAGCATCCTGGGGCGATATCATTTCTGATAATGGAtttttttctgttctttggagTTGCTGTCTTAACTGCTGTCCAAGCATCACAG ATCTCACGGAACATTACAACAAATGAAATGGCAAATGCTATGAGATATAGCTACCTCAGAGGTCCAGGTGGAAGGTTTAGAAACCCCTATGATCATGGCATCCGCAAGAACtgcttggatttctttataaaagGATACAATGAAGATGTGGAGCTCCCAGACCAGACACAGCCATCGGAAGGAACAGGGATGATTCAGATGACAAGAAGCACAGATTTACAGAATGGGGAGAACCATTTGCATCAGAGTGGCAATGGTCACATCTGTGTTGatgttcaaaccaaaaattcaagacCCCACGGCCATGCTAATTCGTTGAAGTGCTGccacaacaacaataaaatcgaTGGTGCTCCTCTAGGATTGGGCTTGGGACTTGGTCGCAACAATCGGCACAACTCTCGGATTCTGCCATTATGA
- the LOC135633196 gene encoding probable protein phosphatase 2C 27 isoform X1, which translates to MCVKDEIREVSEETEKLLSCDATVGKSSSFDNRPTNRSVNTVAIDDVNPITDFVPIIRSGEWSDIGTRSYMEDTHICISDLAKKFGCRNLKGEAISFYGVFDGHGGKDAAHFVRDNLPMVIVEDSDFPLDLEKVIVRSYLETDLQFAKTCPPPLTPSSGTTALSAMILGRSLLVANAGDCRAVLSQRGVAIEMSKDHKPSCANERKRIESLGGFIVDDAYLNGELAVTRALGDWGFEGLKDIDQPNGLLIAEPELKKIMLTKEDEFLLIGSDGIWDVFSNQNAVDFARRQLQEHNDATTCCKELVQEAMKRGAMDNLTIVMVCFHMDPPPARTVQRRRRTISTKGFHTLSDLLKEKVASPTSLE; encoded by the exons ACGAATAGAAGTGTGAATACAGTCGCGATAGACGATGTGAATCCGATAACAGACTTTGTCCCCATCATTCGTTCGGGGGAATGGTCTGACATTGGCACCCGATCGTATATGGAAGATACTCATATATGCATCAGTGATCTAGCTAAAAAGTTCGGCTGTCGTAACCTCAAAGGAGAGGCTATTTCCTTCTATGGA GTATTCGATGGGCATGGAGGAAAAGATGCTGCACATTTTGTACGTGACAACCTACCGATGGTCATCGTGGAAGATTCTGATTTTCCTCTTGACCTTGAAAAGGTTATTGTTAGATCATATTTGGAAACCGACTTACAGTTTGCGAAGACATGCCCTCCTCCACTTACCCCATCTTCCGGCACAACCGCTCTATCAGCAATGATACTTGGAAG ATCTCTTCTGGTTGCAAACGCTGGAGATTGCCGAGCAGTGCTTTCCCAACGAGGCGTGGCTATAGAAATGTCCAAGGACCACAAGCCTTCTTGTGCAAACGAGCGAAAGCGCATCGAATCTCTCGGTGGCTTCATAGTAGATGATGCCTACTTAAATGGGGAGCTTGCCGTCACTCGAGCCCTCGGTGATTGGGGTTTCGAAGGCTTGAAAGATATTGACCAGCCGAACGGACTACTCATTGCTGAACCAGAGCTGAAAAAGATCATGTTGACAAAGGAGGACGAATTCTTACTAATAGGCAGTGATGGCATATGGGACGTCTTCTCAAACCAAAACGCTGTAGATTTTGCAAGGCGACAGCTGCAAGAGCACAATGATGCGACGACCTGTTGCAAGGAACTGGTCCAGGAGGCAATGAAGCGCGGTGCTATGGACAATCTCACAATCGTTATGGTGTGCTTTCACATGGATCCCCCTCCTGCTCGTACCGTGCAACGACGTAGACGTACTATATCGACAAAGGGTTTTCATACCCTCAGTGACCTACTAAAAGAGAAAGTAGCATCACCAACTAGTTTAGAGTGA
- the LOC135633070 gene encoding small ribosomal subunit protein uS17-like, with the protein MAEQTEKAFLKQPKVFLCSKKSGKGKRPGKGGNRFWKSIGLGFKTPREAIEGTYIDKKCPFTGNVSIRGRILAGTCHSAKMNRTIIVRRNYLHYVKKYQRYEKRHSNIAAHISPCFRVKEGDHVIIGQCRPLAKTVSFNVLKVIPAGSTSGGGKKAFAAV; encoded by the exons ATGGCAGAACAG ACAGAAAAGGCATTCTTGAAGCAGCCAAAGGTGTTTCTATG CTCAAAAAAATCTGGAAAGGGAAAGAGGCCTGGAAAAGGTGGTAATAGATTTTGGAAGAGTATTGGTCTTGGCTTCAAGACCCCCAGAGAGGCTATTGAAG GGACCTACATTGATAAGAAATGCCCATTCACTGGGAATGTTTCAATTCGAGGTCGCATCTTAGCAGGCACATGCCACAGTGCCAAAATGAACAGAACCATCATCGTACGCCGTAACTACCTTCACTATGTGAAGAAATATCAAAG ATACGAAAAGAGGCACTCCAATATTGCTGCACATATATCTCCTTGTTTCCGTGTGAAGGAAGGTGACCATGTTATTATTGGTCAGTGCAG GCCGCTGGCGAAGACTGTTAGCTTTAATGTACTAAAAGTCATCCCAGCTGGATCAACAAGCGGTGGTGGGAAGAAGGCCTTTGCAGCAGTTTGA
- the LOC135633196 gene encoding probable protein phosphatase 2C 27 isoform X2 codes for MCVKDEIREVSEETEKLLSCDATTNRSVNTVAIDDVNPITDFVPIIRSGEWSDIGTRSYMEDTHICISDLAKKFGCRNLKGEAISFYGVFDGHGGKDAAHFVRDNLPMVIVEDSDFPLDLEKVIVRSYLETDLQFAKTCPPPLTPSSGTTALSAMILGRSLLVANAGDCRAVLSQRGVAIEMSKDHKPSCANERKRIESLGGFIVDDAYLNGELAVTRALGDWGFEGLKDIDQPNGLLIAEPELKKIMLTKEDEFLLIGSDGIWDVFSNQNAVDFARRQLQEHNDATTCCKELVQEAMKRGAMDNLTIVMVCFHMDPPPARTVQRRRRTISTKGFHTLSDLLKEKVASPTSLE; via the exons ACGAATAGAAGTGTGAATACAGTCGCGATAGACGATGTGAATCCGATAACAGACTTTGTCCCCATCATTCGTTCGGGGGAATGGTCTGACATTGGCACCCGATCGTATATGGAAGATACTCATATATGCATCAGTGATCTAGCTAAAAAGTTCGGCTGTCGTAACCTCAAAGGAGAGGCTATTTCCTTCTATGGA GTATTCGATGGGCATGGAGGAAAAGATGCTGCACATTTTGTACGTGACAACCTACCGATGGTCATCGTGGAAGATTCTGATTTTCCTCTTGACCTTGAAAAGGTTATTGTTAGATCATATTTGGAAACCGACTTACAGTTTGCGAAGACATGCCCTCCTCCACTTACCCCATCTTCCGGCACAACCGCTCTATCAGCAATGATACTTGGAAG ATCTCTTCTGGTTGCAAACGCTGGAGATTGCCGAGCAGTGCTTTCCCAACGAGGCGTGGCTATAGAAATGTCCAAGGACCACAAGCCTTCTTGTGCAAACGAGCGAAAGCGCATCGAATCTCTCGGTGGCTTCATAGTAGATGATGCCTACTTAAATGGGGAGCTTGCCGTCACTCGAGCCCTCGGTGATTGGGGTTTCGAAGGCTTGAAAGATATTGACCAGCCGAACGGACTACTCATTGCTGAACCAGAGCTGAAAAAGATCATGTTGACAAAGGAGGACGAATTCTTACTAATAGGCAGTGATGGCATATGGGACGTCTTCTCAAACCAAAACGCTGTAGATTTTGCAAGGCGACAGCTGCAAGAGCACAATGATGCGACGACCTGTTGCAAGGAACTGGTCCAGGAGGCAATGAAGCGCGGTGCTATGGACAATCTCACAATCGTTATGGTGTGCTTTCACATGGATCCCCCTCCTGCTCGTACCGTGCAACGACGTAGACGTACTATATCGACAAAGGGTTTTCATACCCTCAGTGACCTACTAAAAGAGAAAGTAGCATCACCAACTAGTTTAGAGTGA